A portion of the Sulfuricurvum kujiense DSM 16994 genome contains these proteins:
- a CDS encoding type II toxin-antitoxin system RelE family toxin, translated as MRIEIRKSAIKDLQKINEPFKSKLHEKIISLKNFPDVSNIKKLTNFEPAYRMRVGDYRVLFDVVEDTIFIGRVLHRQESYE; from the coding sequence ATGCGCATTGAGATTCGCAAAAGTGCGATCAAAGACCTCCAAAAAATAAACGAACCTTTCAAAAGTAAACTCCACGAAAAAATCATCTCTCTCAAAAATTTCCCTGATGTTTCCAATATTAAAAAACTGACCAATTTCGAACCTGCGTATCGTATGCGAGTAGGGGATTATCGGGTTTTGTTCGATGTAGTTGAGGATACGATTTTTATCGGTCGTGTGTTGCATCGGCAAGAGAGTTATGAATAA
- a CDS encoding 3'-5' exonuclease codes for MFENFKRSWCRRSLKDESYAWLFEPYEGDEAVVFDTETTGLNTKKDEVLSIGAVKIKGDKILTSESFELFLKPSREISVESIKIHHIRPCDLENAIEPVEGAKKFLEFVGNRPLIGYYLEFDMAMMNRLIKPWIGVNLPNRQIEVSGLYFDKKIELIPQGNIDLRFDTILRDLNIPRMGQHNALNDAIMTAMVYIKLQHITKLH; via the coding sequence ATGTTTGAGAACTTCAAACGTTCATGGTGTCGGCGTTCACTCAAAGATGAGTCGTATGCATGGCTTTTTGAGCCCTATGAAGGAGACGAAGCGGTCGTATTTGATACCGAAACGACGGGATTGAATACCAAAAAAGACGAAGTCCTCAGCATCGGTGCCGTCAAGATAAAAGGGGATAAAATCCTTACGTCGGAGAGTTTTGAACTCTTCTTGAAACCTTCACGCGAAATCAGTGTCGAAAGTATCAAGATTCACCATATCCGTCCGTGTGATCTTGAGAACGCGATCGAACCCGTCGAAGGGGCGAAAAAGTTTCTCGAATTTGTGGGAAATCGCCCGTTGATAGGGTATTATTTGGAGTTTGATATGGCGATGATGAATCGCCTCATAAAACCCTGGATCGGGGTCAATTTGCCGAATCGTCAAATCGAAGTCTCAGGACTCTATTTTGATAAGAAAATTGAGCTTATCCCGCAAGGAAATATTGATCTACGTTTTGATACAATTTTACGTGATTTAAACATCCCTCGGATGGGACAGCACAACGCGTTGAATGACGCGATCATGACCGCAATGGTCTATATAAAATTACAACACATTACTAAACTACATTAA
- the acs gene encoding acetate--CoA ligase yields MSDIVKPTFHPNREFAKNARIKNMCEYHDLQAWAEEDYEGFWAHFANEKIDWFKPYTQVLDESNAPFYKWFVNGKLNVAHQCIDRHLTSRKNKAAIIFEGDRGDKQIITYLELYYNVNKFANLLKNEFHVKKGDRVVIYMPMIPEAAYAMLACARIGAIHSIVFGGFSSEALKDRIEDAQAKLVITADGAYRKDKPYMLKPVVDQAIDANSPVEKVLVVERNNEDVTWVAGRDYSYNELIKSQSSICEAEEMDAEDPLFLLYTSGSTGKPKGVQHNSAGYILWAQMTMEWVFDVKENDTYWCTADVGWITGHTYIVYGPLAMGATTVMFEGVPTYPDAGRPWKMVEEYKINQFYTAPTAIRVLHKTGEDEPSKYDLSSLKVLGTVGEPIDPPAWKWYYEAVGGSKCAIVDTYWQTETGGHIVSPLPGATPIKPACATFPLPGIIAEILDPQTGVKVPAGEGGYMCVTRPWPSMIRGIWGDPERFVKSYFGDVKKDGQPVYFTGDGAIYDEEGYITITGRTDDVINVSGHRMGTAEVEAACKKHPNVAEVAVVGKPHDIKGEGIFAYIVLKSEDTVGEEMEMVKEINKVIMKEIGNIAICDDIVFVPGLPKTRSGKIMRRILRSIAKGDAITQDISTLEDPSIVATIEAKVKG; encoded by the coding sequence ATGAGCGATATCGTCAAACCGACTTTTCATCCAAACCGAGAGTTTGCTAAAAATGCACGCATTAAAAACATGTGCGAATACCACGATTTACAAGCGTGGGCAGAGGAAGATTATGAAGGATTCTGGGCCCATTTTGCCAATGAAAAAATTGACTGGTTTAAACCGTATACTCAAGTTCTCGATGAGAGTAACGCACCGTTTTACAAATGGTTCGTGAACGGAAAACTTAACGTTGCTCACCAATGTATCGACCGTCACCTCACTTCACGCAAAAACAAAGCGGCGATCATTTTCGAAGGCGACCGCGGTGACAAACAAATTATTACCTATCTTGAACTTTATTACAACGTCAATAAGTTCGCAAACCTCCTTAAAAACGAGTTCCATGTCAAAAAAGGCGACCGTGTTGTAATCTATATGCCGATGATCCCGGAAGCGGCGTATGCGATGCTTGCGTGTGCCCGTATCGGAGCGATCCACTCGATCGTTTTCGGCGGATTCTCATCCGAAGCGCTGAAAGACCGTATCGAAGATGCGCAGGCTAAATTGGTAATCACTGCAGACGGTGCATACCGCAAAGACAAACCGTACATGCTCAAACCGGTCGTTGACCAAGCGATCGATGCCAATTCTCCGGTGGAAAAAGTTCTCGTGGTCGAGCGTAACAACGAAGACGTTACCTGGGTAGCGGGACGCGATTACTCGTACAACGAATTGATCAAATCTCAATCAAGCATTTGTGAAGCCGAAGAGATGGATGCGGAAGATCCGTTGTTCCTCCTCTATACGTCAGGTTCTACCGGAAAACCGAAAGGGGTACAACACAACTCTGCGGGGTATATCCTTTGGGCTCAAATGACGATGGAATGGGTATTCGACGTCAAAGAAAACGACACTTACTGGTGTACTGCCGACGTCGGCTGGATTACCGGACACACCTACATCGTTTACGGACCGCTTGCAATGGGTGCGACGACGGTCATGTTCGAAGGAGTTCCGACCTATCCGGATGCGGGACGTCCGTGGAAAATGGTCGAAGAGTACAAAATCAACCAATTCTACACTGCTCCGACGGCAATCCGCGTATTGCACAAAACGGGTGAAGATGAGCCCTCTAAATACGATCTCAGCAGCCTGAAAGTCCTCGGAACCGTCGGTGAGCCGATCGACCCTCCGGCATGGAAATGGTACTATGAAGCGGTCGGCGGAAGCAAATGTGCGATCGTCGATACCTACTGGCAAACCGAGACGGGGGGACACATCGTTTCTCCGCTTCCGGGGGCAACTCCGATCAAACCTGCGTGTGCGACATTCCCGCTTCCGGGGATCATCGCTGAGATCCTTGATCCGCAAACCGGTGTCAAAGTACCGGCGGGCGAGGGCGGTTATATGTGTGTAACCCGTCCTTGGCCGTCAATGATCCGCGGCATCTGGGGCGATCCTGAGCGTTTCGTGAAATCGTACTTCGGCGATGTTAAAAAAGACGGTCAGCCGGTCTACTTCACCGGTGACGGCGCAATCTACGACGAAGAGGGCTACATCACGATTACAGGACGTACCGATGACGTTATCAACGTATCCGGTCACCGTATGGGAACTGCCGAAGTTGAAGCGGCATGTAAAAAACACCCTAACGTTGCTGAAGTAGCCGTTGTCGGTAAACCGCACGATATCAAAGGTGAGGGGATCTTCGCCTACATCGTTCTCAAAAGCGAAGATACCGTCGGTGAAGAGATGGAGATGGTCAAAGAGATCAACAAAGTGATCATGAAAGAGATCGGTAACATCGCTATCTGTGATGACATCGTTTTCGTTCCGGGCTTGCCGAAAACACGTTCAGGAAAAATCATGCGCCGTATCCTCCGCTCAATTGCGAAAGGCGATGCGATTACTCAGGATATCTCGACTCTCGAAGATCCGTCGATCGTTGCTACTATCGAAGCGAAAGTCAAAGGCTAA
- a CDS encoding YaeQ family protein → MAAGSTIYKAQLSISDMDRNYYETHEITIAQHPSETDQRLMIRLAAFALNASDRLIITKGIGGDDEPELWEKNYGGEIELWIDLGQVDEKRLRKACGRSEQVIVYTYNYKSAVAWWKQYGSTFARFKNLRVIHLHAEGIETLCERSMRLQCNISDGELSFHGDSGDVTIMQEEWQ, encoded by the coding sequence ATGGCCGCAGGTTCCACGATCTACAAAGCACAGCTCAGTATTTCCGATATGGATCGCAACTACTACGAAACCCATGAGATTACGATAGCCCAGCACCCCTCGGAAACCGATCAGCGTCTTATGATCCGTCTCGCTGCTTTTGCCCTGAACGCCAGTGATCGCCTGATTATTACCAAAGGGATCGGGGGAGACGACGAACCCGAACTGTGGGAGAAAAACTACGGCGGAGAGATCGAGCTGTGGATCGATCTGGGACAGGTGGACGAGAAACGGCTGCGCAAGGCGTGCGGACGCAGTGAACAGGTAATCGTCTACACCTACAACTATAAAAGTGCCGTTGCATGGTGGAAACAGTACGGCTCCACGTTTGCACGGTTTAAAAACCTTCGCGTTATCCATCTGCATGCCGAGGGGATAGAGACACTGTGCGAGCGCTCCATGCGGCTTCAGTGCAACATCAGCGACGGTGAACTCAGTTTTCACGGCGACTCGGGAGATGTTACGATAATGCAAGAAGAGTGGCAATAA
- a CDS encoding putative nucleotidyltransferase substrate binding domain-containing protein encodes MSLFDQKALLMSIHPFDLLGERMIEKLMTQMDIAYYPKETVLIAPRVRAESLYIIIKGVVNETIEGELQNVYGERDSFDANSLIYGNTQSTFIVAEDLICYELPKETFLNLLQDVEPFQNYFMQDFITKHQNLKERQHQNELTPFMVSRVDEIYLHTPCFVDASLSINASLRKMSEQGAKVILVRRGEEDGIVTDTNLRERVLLAGKSTAEPIGDIATYGLLTIERSDFLFNALLLFTKYGIKRLVVTEGDAIVGILEQIDLLSHFANHTHLIAASIERANSIDELHSAQRSLTHLVRSLTNKGVRVRYVSKLVSELNAKLYHKVFEMVVPASMQNKCALIVMGSEGRGEQVLRTDQDNGLIFRDGEDEEQFAPYMMELNRQLLQLGFPECSGNVMVSNPYWRRSVADYKKLISEWIETFNEESLMGLSIFLDAQCVAGDKSLLDECREYLYEHFEGRSDIMAHLAKVTLAFETPLSLIGGFVFGRAEHGSELDIKKGGIFAIVHGIRVLALEHKISSTNTTERIKELNNIGLFDKRFASELIEAYDTLLSIRLRVLLSQKQITDIQNYVNPKLLAKADRDLLKDAFKIVNTFKKFLTYHFHLGMVV; translated from the coding sequence CATCAAAGGCGTTGTCAACGAAACCATCGAGGGTGAACTCCAAAACGTATACGGGGAGCGCGACAGCTTTGACGCGAACTCCCTGATATACGGAAATACCCAAAGCACCTTTATCGTTGCCGAAGATCTGATCTGCTACGAACTCCCCAAAGAAACTTTTCTCAACCTTCTTCAAGATGTCGAACCGTTCCAAAACTACTTTATGCAAGATTTCATTACCAAACACCAAAATCTTAAAGAGCGTCAGCACCAAAACGAGCTTACCCCTTTTATGGTTTCCCGTGTCGATGAAATCTATCTGCATACTCCCTGTTTCGTAGATGCGTCGTTGAGCATCAATGCTTCATTGCGAAAAATGAGCGAGCAGGGGGCAAAGGTTATTTTGGTCCGTCGGGGGGAAGAGGATGGAATCGTCACCGATACCAATCTTCGCGAACGTGTTCTTTTGGCAGGAAAAAGTACCGCAGAGCCGATCGGAGATATTGCGACTTACGGTCTTTTGACGATTGAGCGGAGCGATTTTCTCTTTAACGCATTGCTTCTTTTCACCAAATACGGTATCAAGCGGCTTGTGGTAACGGAAGGGGATGCAATTGTCGGTATTTTGGAGCAGATTGACCTATTAAGCCATTTTGCCAACCATACCCATCTGATTGCCGCATCGATTGAACGTGCAAACAGCATTGACGAGCTTCACAGTGCTCAGCGTTCGTTGACGCACTTGGTTCGCTCACTAACGAACAAAGGGGTGCGTGTACGATATGTTTCTAAACTGGTCAGTGAGCTGAATGCAAAGCTGTATCACAAAGTTTTTGAGATGGTCGTACCGGCATCGATGCAAAATAAATGTGCGCTGATCGTCATGGGAAGCGAGGGGCGCGGAGAACAGGTTCTTCGTACCGATCAGGACAACGGTCTCATTTTCCGTGACGGAGAAGATGAAGAACAGTTTGCCCCGTATATGATGGAGTTAAACCGTCAACTGCTGCAACTCGGATTTCCCGAATGCAGCGGAAACGTTATGGTTTCCAACCCGTATTGGCGCCGCAGCGTAGCGGATTATAAAAAATTGATCTCAGAATGGATCGAGACGTTCAATGAAGAGAGCCTGATGGGCTTGTCGATTTTCCTGGATGCGCAATGCGTCGCAGGAGATAAATCGCTGCTGGATGAGTGCCGTGAATATCTGTATGAGCACTTTGAAGGGAGAAGCGACATTATGGCCCATTTGGCAAAAGTGACGCTGGCATTTGAAACGCCGCTAAGCCTTATCGGAGGTTTCGTCTTCGGAAGAGCGGAACACGGCAGTGAACTTGACATCAAAAAGGGGGGGATTTTTGCGATCGTACACGGTATCCGTGTGTTGGCGCTGGAACATAAAATCAGCTCAACCAATACTACCGAACGGATCAAAGAGCTTAACAACATCGGTTTGTTTGATAAACGGTTTGCGAGCGAGCTGATAGAAGCGTATGATACACTGCTTAGTATCCGTTTGCGGGTGCTGCTCTCGCAAAAACAGATCACCGATATTCAAAATTACGTCAACCCGAAACTTCTTGCCAAGGCTGATCGCGATTTGCTCAAAGATGCGTTTAAAATCGTCAATACGTTCAAAAAATTTCTGACCTATCATTTCCATTTGGGGATGGTGGTCTGA